From the Vibrio algarum genome, one window contains:
- the gcvH gene encoding glycine cleavage system protein GcvH gives MDNTLKFTESHEWVKDNGDGTVTIGISEHAQEMLGDVVFVELPEIESEIEAGESFSLVESVKAASDIYTPITGEIVEVNEELGDSPELINEEPYEGGWIAKIKMSDPSELDDLTDAEEYLSSIEEE, from the coding sequence ATGGACAACACCCTGAAGTTTACAGAGAGCCATGAATGGGTAAAAGACAACGGTGATGGTACTGTAACTATCGGTATTTCAGAGCACGCTCAAGAGATGTTAGGTGACGTGGTTTTCGTAGAACTACCTGAAATTGAAAGCGAAATTGAAGCAGGCGAAAGCTTTTCTTTGGTTGAATCTGTAAAAGCGGCCTCCGACATTTACACACCTATCACAGGCGAAATTGTAGAAGTCAACGAAGAACTAGGTGACAGCCCTGAACTCATCAATGAAGAACCTTATGAAGGTGGCTGGATTGCAAAAATTAAGATGTCTGACCCTTCAGAGCTAGACGACTTAACGGATGCTGAAGAATACCTAAGCAGTATTGAAGAAGAATAA
- the mepM gene encoding murein DD-endopeptidase MepM gives MFRKIFSPVSYIVSSEVPLKNRLLATALPLVAFITLLSLSVDSKKEDRQFVPIQLKEMPTYENASSKTDPQQIESAPEYSYIIQKGDNLSSIFEQLGFPYSDLLKVMEADLNYLMLDTLQPGNQLLFWAEEGEKHLSKMILQFNSADKVLYTRHDDDSYQFQDISLPGEWKLEPFVGEIHGSFSQSANKAGVGNNEIEQINTLLKDKLNFARDLRAGDQFEIIQNRQYVDNQATGKKEVQAIRIHNRGRTVTAFLHTDGQYYDKDGKSLQRAFQRYPTGKRYRISSSFNPNRKHPVTGRVSPHNGTDFATPIGTPIYSTGDGKVVLTTNHPYAGKYIVIQHGNTYKTRYLHLSRILVKKGQSVSRGQKIALSGNTGRSTGPHLHYEFMIRNKAVNAMTAKIPMASSVPKKEMGEFKARIAKYNELLGEQLLALNTN, from the coding sequence GTGTTTAGAAAAATATTCTCCCCTGTAAGCTATATTGTGTCATCGGAAGTGCCTTTAAAAAATAGGCTTCTAGCAACTGCATTGCCATTGGTTGCATTTATTACGTTATTAAGTTTAAGTGTTGACTCGAAGAAAGAAGATAGACAATTTGTCCCTATTCAATTGAAAGAAATGCCAACATACGAAAATGCGTCGAGCAAAACAGATCCTCAACAAATTGAATCTGCACCGGAATATAGTTACATCATTCAAAAAGGCGATAACCTTAGCTCTATTTTCGAACAATTAGGCTTTCCGTACAGTGATTTACTCAAAGTGATGGAAGCTGACCTTAACTATCTGATGCTCGACACGTTGCAACCTGGCAATCAGCTTTTATTTTGGGCCGAAGAAGGTGAAAAACACCTGAGTAAAATGATTCTGCAATTTAATAGCGCAGACAAGGTTTTGTATACCAGACACGACGATGATAGCTATCAGTTTCAAGATATTTCTCTACCAGGAGAGTGGAAATTAGAACCCTTCGTTGGTGAAATTCATGGGAGTTTTTCACAATCTGCGAATAAGGCGGGAGTGGGGAACAATGAAATTGAACAGATAAACACGTTACTTAAAGATAAACTTAATTTTGCAAGAGACCTTCGAGCTGGAGATCAGTTTGAAATAATTCAAAATAGACAGTATGTAGATAATCAAGCAACAGGAAAGAAAGAGGTCCAAGCTATTCGAATTCATAATCGAGGTCGGACTGTCACTGCGTTTTTACATACCGATGGTCAGTACTATGATAAAGATGGCAAGAGCTTACAAAGAGCATTCCAAAGGTACCCAACGGGTAAGCGTTATCGAATATCGTCATCCTTTAACCCTAATCGAAAACACCCTGTTACCGGTCGAGTATCGCCACATAACGGTACTGATTTCGCAACACCTATTGGCACGCCTATTTATTCAACCGGCGATGGTAAAGTTGTTTTAACAACGAATCATCCATATGCAGGCAAGTATATAGTGATTCAGCATGGCAACACCTACAAAACGCGTTATTTGCATTTGAGTAGAATATTAGTGAAGAAAGGGCAGTCTGTTTCTAGAGGACAAAAAATTGCCCTGTCGGGTAACACTGGTCGTTCAACAGGGCCGCATCTACACTATGAATTTATGATTCGAAATAAAGCCGTTAATGCCATGACGGCCAAGATACCGATGGCGAGTTCAGTCCCAAAGAAAGAGATGGGTGAGTTCAAAGCTAGAATTGCAAAGTACAACGAGTTATTAGGTGAGCAATTACTGGCGCTAAATACCAATTAA
- a CDS encoding GFA family protein: protein MTVIRTASCSCNLVTIRCKGDPIRTSICHCFECQKRTGSVFGVQARYLAENTIIDGDVISYSRIADSGNQVTYDFCPRCGTTMRLRLTSAPEAIIIPLGLFKEQDFSTPTFSVYEERKRGWIKFDCEMDHFI, encoded by the coding sequence ATGACTGTTATTCGCACTGCATCTTGTTCATGTAACCTAGTCACTATTCGATGCAAAGGTGACCCCATAAGAACCTCGATTTGTCATTGTTTCGAATGCCAAAAAAGAACAGGCAGTGTCTTTGGCGTTCAAGCGCGTTACCTGGCTGAAAATACCATTATCGATGGTGATGTTATTTCCTATTCTCGAATTGCAGATTCTGGTAACCAAGTAACATACGATTTTTGCCCTCGTTGTGGTACTACCATGAGATTGAGGCTTACCAGTGCGCCTGAAGCGATAATCATTCCCTTAGGTCTGTTCAAAGAACAAGATTTTTCAACGCCTACCTTTTCGGTTTATGAAGAAAGGAAACGCGGCTGGATTAAATTCGATTGCGAAATGGATCATTTTATCTGA
- a CDS encoding ferredoxin reductase family protein, whose product MCLAVVLAARFSWVESKVKGLDKGYALHKNLGIAATVTLIMHWLIVKSGPWLVEAQLIARPDRGARPALEGINWHAVAEQVGDISFKVFLIFSIISLVQAISYKKFKFTHKLGGILVLAGVFHSVMLLNWNVASIPMNVVIVALSIIGVCCSVMSLTGKIGKSNKVDGKVSDVTKFKTADNNNSVVRFTVQLNKEIDYKEGQFAYLDFHDGEAPHPFSILDYDRNNQLISFGVKDLGDYTHQLVNSLDENQKVTVEGSYGRFQMSVQEHQVWVGAGIGIVPFISRIYWLKRRADKAHQAFQKIELFYCVNSKKEAFFENEIIKVLDHLDFIELHIVDAEKGELLNGEQIITKMAGKTYDVSFCGPSEFGKSLQNHLALTGLPEDKFHKEIFKMR is encoded by the coding sequence ATGTGCCTTGCCGTAGTGCTTGCCGCTCGTTTTAGTTGGGTCGAATCTAAAGTAAAAGGTTTAGATAAAGGCTACGCTTTGCATAAGAATTTAGGTATAGCGGCAACGGTTACGCTGATCATGCATTGGCTCATCGTAAAGAGTGGCCCTTGGCTTGTAGAAGCACAATTAATTGCAAGACCCGATCGTGGAGCACGACCTGCATTGGAAGGTATTAATTGGCATGCAGTTGCAGAGCAAGTTGGTGACATCTCATTTAAAGTCTTTTTAATATTTAGCATAATCAGCCTCGTACAAGCCATCAGCTACAAAAAATTCAAATTCACACATAAACTCGGCGGCATACTTGTTCTGGCTGGCGTATTCCACTCGGTAATGTTGCTCAACTGGAACGTGGCTTCAATTCCTATGAATGTTGTCATTGTTGCTTTATCCATTATTGGCGTTTGCTGCTCAGTCATGTCACTAACTGGCAAAATCGGGAAAAGTAATAAAGTCGATGGCAAGGTTTCCGACGTTACTAAATTTAAAACTGCCGATAACAACAATTCTGTTGTTCGTTTCACTGTGCAACTTAACAAAGAAATTGACTATAAAGAGGGACAGTTTGCCTATCTTGATTTTCATGATGGAGAAGCTCCACATCCATTCTCGATTTTAGATTATGACAGAAATAACCAACTCATTTCATTCGGTGTTAAAGACCTGGGCGATTACACTCATCAGTTGGTAAACAGTTTAGACGAGAATCAAAAAGTAACCGTTGAAGGTAGTTATGGCCGTTTCCAAATGTCTGTTCAAGAGCATCAAGTTTGGGTCGGTGCAGGTATTGGTATTGTCCCTTTTATATCCCGAATCTACTGGTTAAAACGCCGAGCTGATAAAGCGCACCAAGCATTTCAGAAAATCGAGCTTTTCTACTGTGTAAATAGTAAGAAAGAAGCTTTTTTCGAAAATGAAATAATTAAGGTACTAGACCATCTCGATTTTATAGAACTTCACATTGTTGACGCAGAAAAAGGTGAGCTATTAAATGGAGAGCAGATCATCACTAAAATGGCAGGTAAGACTTATGATGTTAGCTTTTGTGGACCAAGCGAATTTGGCAAGAGCCTACAGAATCATTTGGCGTTAACTGGCCTACCTGAAGACAAGTTTCACAAGGAAATTTTCAAAATGCGGTAA
- a CDS encoding YjiH family protein has translation MQNDTQVTQLENKKSTFWIFLIPSLLGLFLFMAPISYQGDITIPVAVLAKSLISILGDHVVPLVTTIISFMAIASLLYRIFKPSFIKNNTFLDRLFSPSLLWLTVRVIGGLAVVMTYYHFGPKAIWEENTGGLVLEGLLPTLFSVFIFAGLLLPLLLNFGLLELVGTLLSKVMRPIFNLPGRSAIDCMASWLGDGSVGILLTSKQYDNKFYTQREAAVVGTTFSAVSITFSLVVLAQVRLEAYFLPFYGSICLAGIVAAIIIPRLPPLSRKKDIYVDGSSPEKDVDLIPDNHNAFSWGFNLALNKASQVKSFKKIANDGIENAIDMVFGVLPVVMGLGTLALIVAEYTSLFAILGTPFVPYLELLGIPEAVAASETMMVGFADMFLPAIIISSVDSEITRFVIAAMSVTQLIYMSEVGALLLGSRIPVNFIELFTIFILRTLITLPVIAGVAHLVF, from the coding sequence ATGCAAAACGATACCCAAGTTACCCAGCTTGAAAACAAAAAAAGCACCTTTTGGATTTTTTTAATTCCTTCTCTATTGGGTTTATTTTTATTCATGGCCCCTATCAGCTATCAGGGTGATATTACTATCCCTGTAGCCGTACTTGCTAAGAGCTTAATTTCAATCCTTGGGGACCACGTGGTTCCTCTTGTTACGACCATTATTTCCTTCATGGCCATTGCTTCACTCTTATACCGCATATTTAAGCCATCGTTTATTAAAAATAATACCTTTTTAGACCGCCTCTTTTCACCGTCCCTACTTTGGCTTACTGTCCGTGTAATTGGTGGACTAGCGGTTGTCATGACTTATTACCATTTCGGGCCAAAAGCCATATGGGAGGAAAATACGGGAGGTTTAGTGTTAGAAGGCCTACTTCCAACCCTTTTCTCTGTGTTTATCTTCGCTGGTTTACTGCTCCCTCTTTTGCTGAACTTTGGCTTACTTGAATTGGTTGGCACACTATTAAGTAAAGTGATGCGCCCAATATTTAATTTACCCGGTCGAAGCGCCATCGATTGTATGGCCTCTTGGTTAGGTGATGGCAGTGTAGGTATATTGTTGACAAGTAAACAATATGACAATAAGTTTTATACCCAAAGAGAAGCGGCTGTCGTAGGAACAACTTTTTCGGCGGTTTCTATTACGTTTAGTTTAGTTGTGTTAGCTCAAGTAAGATTAGAAGCCTACTTTTTACCGTTTTACGGTTCCATCTGTCTTGCGGGTATTGTCGCTGCGATAATCATTCCTCGTTTGCCACCATTAAGCCGCAAAAAAGACATCTATGTCGATGGTAGTTCACCAGAAAAAGACGTTGACCTTATCCCCGACAATCACAACGCCTTCTCTTGGGGTTTTAACCTCGCGTTGAATAAAGCATCCCAAGTTAAAAGCTTTAAAAAAATAGCCAATGACGGCATTGAAAACGCGATTGATATGGTCTTTGGCGTACTACCTGTGGTTATGGGCCTAGGAACGCTTGCATTGATTGTTGCTGAATACACATCTTTGTTCGCAATATTAGGCACACCATTTGTACCTTATTTAGAGTTACTTGGTATCCCGGAAGCGGTAGCGGCATCAGAGACTATGATGGTTGGCTTTGCGGATATGTTTCTTCCTGCCATTATAATCTCTTCTGTAGATAGCGAAATTACCCGCTTCGTAATTGCAGCAATGTCAGTGACTCAACTTATCTATATGTCAGAGGTTGGCGCCTTACTGTTAGGCAGCCGCATACCGGTTAATTTTATAGAGCTTTTCACTATATTTATTCTACGTACCCTCATTACGTTACCAGTTATCGCTGGTGTCGCACATTTAGTGTTTTAA
- a CDS encoding bifunctional 4-hydroxy-2-oxoglutarate aldolase/2-dehydro-3-deoxy-phosphogluconate aldolase: MTTLNDQLAALKVIPVIAINKAEDAIPLGRVLVENGMPCAEITFRTECAAEAIALMRKEFPEMLIGAGTILTNKQVDEAVEAGVDFIVSPGFNPSTVQYCLDKDIVIVPGVNNPSLVEQAMEMGLRTLKFFPAEPSGGTGMLKALTAVYPVKFMPTGGVSVANIDEYLSIPSVLACGGTWMVPTKLIDEGKWEELGKLIADAVEKVK, translated from the coding sequence ATGACAACGCTAAATGACCAACTTGCTGCACTAAAAGTAATCCCAGTAATTGCAATCAACAAAGCAGAAGACGCAATACCACTAGGCCGCGTACTAGTAGAAAACGGAATGCCATGTGCTGAAATTACATTCAGAACAGAATGTGCAGCTGAAGCAATCGCGTTAATGCGTAAAGAATTTCCTGAGATGTTGATTGGTGCAGGAACTATCTTAACTAACAAGCAAGTGGACGAAGCAGTAGAAGCAGGTGTTGATTTTATTGTTAGCCCAGGTTTCAACCCTAGTACTGTTCAGTACTGTTTAGATAAAGATATTGTTATCGTTCCTGGTGTAAATAACCCTAGTTTAGTTGAACAAGCTATGGAAATGGGATTACGAACTCTTAAGTTCTTCCCTGCTGAACCTTCTGGCGGTACGGGTATGCTTAAAGCATTAACTGCTGTTTATCCGGTTAAATTCATGCCTACTGGTGGCGTTAGCGTTGCCAATATCGATGAGTATCTGTCTATTCCATCTGTACTGGCTTGCGGTGGCACTTGGATGGTACCAACTAAACTCATTGACGAAGGTAAATGGGAAGAATTGGGTAAACTCATCGCTGACGCGGTAGAAAAAGTTAAATAA
- the kdgK gene encoding 2-dehydro-3-deoxygluconokinase: MASLNIAVLGECMVELQQQPENMLKRAFGGDTLNTAVYLSRLTKNHAINVSYVTALGNDPFSQDMVDQWSSEGIDTSLILRLEDKQPGLYYIETDDTGERYFHYWRNDAAAKYLFDQDESKALLDKLHNYNAIYLSGITLAILTDNGREVMFQFLDSFRESGGKVIFDNNYRPKLWKDKATAVENYMAMLHKTDIALLTFDDDQDLYGDTDLDECIFRTTNAGVKEIVIKRGSKECLVITDDIAEYVSATKVSNVVDTTAAGDSFSGGYLAQRFTGGTAIKSAEVAHKMAGTVIQYPGAIIPAEAMPSIELD; encoded by the coding sequence ATGGCATCTCTTAACATTGCAGTTTTGGGTGAGTGCATGGTTGAGCTGCAACAACAACCAGAAAACATGCTCAAAAGGGCTTTCGGTGGTGATACTCTCAATACTGCTGTTTATTTATCTCGCTTAACCAAAAATCACGCTATTAATGTTAGCTACGTTACTGCATTAGGCAACGACCCTTTCAGCCAAGATATGGTTGATCAATGGAGTAGTGAAGGCATTGATACCAGTCTGATTTTGCGATTAGAAGACAAACAGCCAGGGCTCTATTACATCGAAACAGACGATACCGGTGAAAGATATTTCCATTATTGGAGAAATGACGCGGCGGCTAAATACCTTTTCGACCAAGACGAATCGAAAGCGCTACTCGATAAGTTACATAACTACAATGCCATTTACTTAAGTGGTATTACATTAGCTATACTTACCGATAACGGGCGTGAAGTGATGTTTCAGTTTTTGGACAGCTTCAGAGAGAGTGGCGGTAAAGTGATTTTTGATAATAATTATCGTCCTAAGCTGTGGAAAGACAAAGCAACGGCAGTAGAAAACTACATGGCAATGCTTCATAAAACAGATATAGCGCTTCTTACCTTTGATGATGACCAAGACCTTTATGGCGACACTGATCTCGATGAGTGTATCTTTAGAACGACCAATGCCGGCGTTAAAGAAATTGTCATTAAACGAGGTAGCAAAGAGTGTTTAGTAATAACTGACGATATAGCAGAATATGTTTCAGCCACAAAGGTATCCAATGTAGTTGATACAACCGCAGCTGGCGATTCTTTCAGCGGTGGATACCTAGCCCAACGATTTACCGGTGGCACTGCAATTAAATCTGCAGAAGTAGCGCATAAAATGGCAGGAACTGTCATTCAATATCCTGGCGCGATAATCCCAGCAGAGGCCATGCCCTCTATAGAATTAGACTAA
- a CDS encoding trypsin-like serine protease, which yields MAVGHGDTSTGVDNSTELLETEVDYVENSACTDYSSSGVPDSQLCMTGMLDSGTGLLNATCNGDSGGPLYWTEGSGKQVGITSYGPGTDTGCGDPNITATSVFTEVVDYAGWITNVKNGLVTATYTTSESDREYYRENGSLPNAVTDILGSGDGGGSVPLWPLLVMLGMAIFRKK from the coding sequence ATTGCTGTTGGCCACGGAGACACCTCAACAGGGGTAGATAACTCGACTGAGTTATTAGAGACAGAGGTCGATTATGTGGAGAATTCTGCTTGTACTGATTACTCTTCTAGCGGCGTGCCAGACAGTCAGTTATGTATGACGGGTATGCTTGATTCAGGAACTGGTTTACTTAATGCGACATGCAACGGCGATTCTGGTGGACCTCTATACTGGACTGAGGGTTCGGGTAAACAAGTAGGCATTACGAGTTATGGTCCGGGTACAGATACAGGATGTGGAGACCCAAACATAACAGCTACTTCTGTATTTACTGAAGTTGTCGACTATGCTGGTTGGATAACGAATGTAAAAAATGGATTAGTAACGGCAACCTATACAACCAGTGAGAGTGACCGCGAATATTATCGAGAAAATGGTAGTTTACCTAATGCTGTAACCGACATTTTGGGGTCTGGCGATGGTGGTGGTAGTGTTCCTTTATGGCCACTATTAGTTATGCTTGGAATGGCAATCTTTAGGAAGAAATAG
- a CDS encoding helix-turn-helix domain-containing protein encodes MPIENLDEYPSIKLEKQGSSETIEPLKLGQKIKDIRSNLGITLEEASQRTGLARSTLSKIENEQISPTFQAMQKLASGLQIDMPQLFEPPKSIMASGRRDLTMQGQGKPHPTPTYEHELLATQLTHKKMMPFKSRIRTRRIEDFVDWVKHDGEEFLLILEGEVTLYTEYYEPINLKEGDSAYYDANMGHMLTSVSEQDALILWVTAK; translated from the coding sequence ATGCCTATTGAAAACTTAGATGAATACCCGTCGATTAAACTAGAGAAGCAGGGAAGCAGTGAAACGATAGAGCCTCTAAAGCTAGGGCAAAAAATAAAAGATATACGCTCTAACTTGGGAATAACGTTAGAGGAGGCAAGTCAACGGACGGGACTTGCGCGTTCGACACTTTCGAAAATCGAAAATGAGCAGATATCGCCAACATTTCAGGCGATGCAAAAACTTGCCTCAGGTTTACAGATAGACATGCCCCAATTATTTGAACCGCCAAAGTCAATAATGGCGAGCGGCCGCAGAGACCTTACCATGCAAGGGCAAGGCAAGCCTCATCCAACACCAACCTATGAACATGAATTACTCGCTACTCAGCTTACACATAAAAAAATGATGCCCTTTAAGAGTCGTATTCGTACACGTCGTATAGAAGATTTTGTTGATTGGGTAAAACACGATGGTGAGGAGTTTCTGTTGATTTTAGAAGGGGAGGTGACACTCTATACGGAGTATTACGAGCCGATTAACCTTAAAGAGGGTGACAGTGCTTATTACGATGCAAACATGGGGCACATGCTGACATCCGTGAGTGAACAAGATGCATTAATCCTTTGGGTGACAGCGAAATGA
- a CDS encoding cupin domain-containing protein — protein MNPFFKIAENEWEELGGGIKRKIIGYTDDLMAVHLNFDKGAIGAPHAHDIHDQIGYVVAGSFEAEVDGKKCVLTAGDAYIAPKHFVHGAVALEDNSILLDVFSPLREDFLNIK, from the coding sequence TTTTAAAATTGCAGAAAATGAGTGGGAAGAACTGGGCGGCGGGATCAAGAGAAAAATAATTGGTTACACTGATGATTTGATGGCTGTTCACCTAAACTTTGATAAAGGTGCAATTGGCGCTCCCCATGCTCATGACATTCATGATCAAATTGGTTATGTTGTTGCTGGTAGCTTCGAAGCAGAAGTTGATGGCAAAAAATGTGTTTTGACAGCAGGTGATGCGTATATCGCTCCAAAACATTTTGTTCATGGTGCAGTTGCGCTTGAAGACAACAGTATTCTTCTTGACGTGTTTTCTCCTTTACGCGAAGATTTTCTTAATATCAAATAG
- a CDS encoding S1 family peptidase, with translation MLKRLALGVFTVVLSVSISASEIETYIVNGTVTSTSAYPSYARLYYNEYGNYGYCGGTFIDATHVLTAAHCVDLDDTDATEIRLLFTVAVPNLDDEDDISNASKYYISKFYVHEDYDSSQLTNDIAILVLEEAANLSSYAEFVSSENEYRIDGGGGRTKHLLLLATETPQQG, from the coding sequence ATGCTAAAAAGGCTGGCTTTAGGGGTTTTCACAGTCGTGCTCTCAGTCTCAATTAGTGCGTCAGAAATTGAAACCTATATAGTTAATGGTACGGTTACTTCAACTTCAGCGTATCCTTCGTATGCTCGTCTTTATTACAACGAGTACGGAAATTATGGTTACTGCGGTGGGACATTTATTGATGCGACTCATGTTTTAACTGCCGCCCATTGTGTCGATTTGGATGATACCGACGCCACAGAAATAAGACTACTTTTTACAGTGGCGGTTCCTAATCTCGATGATGAAGATGATATCTCAAATGCGTCTAAATACTATATTTCTAAGTTTTATGTCCATGAAGATTATGACTCGTCGCAATTAACCAACGATATTGCAATTTTGGTACTAGAAGAAGCGGCTAACTTAAGCTCTTATGCCGAGTTTGTTAGTTCTGAGAATGAATATAGAATTGACGGGGGAGGGGGACGAACCAAACATTTATTGCTGTTGGCCACGGAGACACCTCAACAGGGGTAG
- a CDS encoding type II secretion system protein produces MKKNGFTLIELVVVIVILGILAVTAAPRFLNLQQESRISVLRGVKASMQSVNDIVFAKSQLGYVKVRDGSNSNRLTYLDLNKNNIQDDDEWDLIWNYIDNTDIKYAILIDGDLVTEEEGAYYLYIGFDTDNSGTPKSGNCWVKYTQAINEDDDPVYELETSGC; encoded by the coding sequence ATGAAAAAGAATGGTTTTACTCTCATCGAACTGGTCGTTGTTATTGTTATCTTAGGGATATTAGCAGTGACTGCTGCACCTCGCTTTCTCAATCTACAGCAAGAATCGCGAATCAGTGTATTACGTGGTGTTAAAGCGAGCATGCAATCGGTTAACGATATTGTTTTCGCCAAGTCTCAGTTAGGTTATGTCAAAGTCCGTGACGGTAGTAATTCCAACCGCCTTACTTACCTCGACCTTAACAAAAACAATATACAGGATGATGACGAATGGGATCTTATTTGGAACTATATTGATAACACCGATATTAAGTACGCAATATTGATAGACGGTGATTTAGTGACTGAAGAAGAAGGTGCCTATTATCTCTATATCGGATTTGATACCGACAACTCTGGAACTCCGAAGTCAGGAAACTGTTGGGTTAAGTATACCCAAGCCATTAACGAAGACGACGATCCTGTGTACGAATTAGAAACTTCAGGCTGCTAA
- the gcvT gene encoding glycine cleavage system aminomethyltransferase GcvT, which produces MEKVMTDLLKTPLHALHIEAGAKMVPFAGYDMPVQYPLGVKKEHLHTRDAAGLFDVSHMGQLRLKGANAAKTLEALVPVDIIDLPAGKQRYAFFTNEQGGILDDLMVTNFGDHIFVVVNAACKEQDIAHLKANLLDGVELEQIEDRALLALQGPKAADVLASFQPSVADMVFMDAQIIDIDGIECYVSRSGYTGEDGFELSVPADKADSFARKLTAIDAVEWIGLGARDSLRLECGLCLYGHDLDASTTPVEASLLWGISKNRRSEGERAGGFPGADIILNQIITKDILRKRVGLVGQTKAPVREGCKLFDALNNEIGVVTSGTAGPNAGKPVSMGYVATEFSVIGTEVFAEVRGKKLAMTVEKMPFVAQRYYRG; this is translated from the coding sequence ATGGAGAAAGTGATGACAGATTTACTTAAGACCCCTTTACACGCACTGCACATTGAAGCTGGTGCAAAGATGGTTCCGTTTGCTGGGTACGATATGCCAGTTCAATATCCACTCGGAGTAAAGAAAGAGCATCTACATACGAGAGATGCTGCTGGGTTATTTGATGTTTCTCACATGGGGCAATTACGTTTAAAAGGCGCTAATGCCGCAAAAACGTTGGAAGCTCTCGTGCCTGTCGATATTATCGATCTTCCTGCAGGTAAACAGCGCTATGCATTTTTCACGAATGAACAAGGCGGTATCTTAGACGATTTAATGGTGACCAATTTTGGTGATCATATTTTTGTTGTTGTGAATGCGGCATGTAAAGAGCAAGATATCGCGCATTTGAAAGCAAACCTTTTAGATGGTGTTGAGTTAGAGCAAATAGAAGATAGAGCTTTACTTGCTCTTCAGGGACCAAAGGCCGCGGATGTATTAGCGTCATTTCAACCTTCTGTCGCTGATATGGTCTTTATGGATGCGCAGATCATCGATATAGATGGGATTGAATGTTATGTAAGTCGGTCTGGGTATACCGGTGAAGATGGTTTCGAACTATCTGTTCCCGCTGATAAAGCAGATTCATTTGCCCGTAAACTTACCGCTATCGATGCCGTTGAATGGATAGGTTTAGGTGCTCGAGATTCGTTACGTTTAGAGTGTGGGTTGTGTTTATATGGCCATGATTTAGACGCATCAACAACACCTGTCGAGGCGAGTTTACTTTGGGGGATTAGTAAAAATCGCCGCAGCGAAGGTGAGCGAGCCGGTGGTTTTCCAGGCGCAGACATAATCCTAAATCAGATCATAACAAAAGACATTCTGCGTAAACGTGTTGGCTTAGTTGGACAAACCAAAGCACCGGTGCGTGAAGGTTGTAAGCTATTTGACGCACTAAACAATGAAATTGGTGTTGTGACCAGTGGTACCGCTGGACCTAATGCAGGTAAGCCCGTTTCTATGGGATATGTTGCAACAGAATTTTCAGTTATTGGAACAGAAGTTTTTGCTGAAGTTCGCGGTAAAAAACTGGCGATGACAGTGGAAAAAATGCCGTTCGTGGCGCAAAGGTATTACCGAGGCTAG